One genomic window of Arthrobacter caoxuetaonis includes the following:
- a CDS encoding DUF2975 domain-containing protein produces MGNFTILILRVLMSGVLAGTLLIQVVLVPLLGTDLDQGDPAIAALRIPFLVIVCLGVLAFQVTLVCVWRLLTMVRRGTVFSAAAFRWVDIIIGAVGSAALLLVALGFLLAPGEAVAPGIVLLVGGAAVTAAGVALVVVVMRALLAQAVVREAEALDLRTQLSEVI; encoded by the coding sequence ATGGGAAACTTCACCATCCTCATCCTGCGCGTGCTGATGTCAGGAGTCCTGGCAGGGACGCTGCTCATCCAAGTGGTGCTGGTACCCCTGCTGGGCACCGACCTGGACCAAGGCGATCCGGCGATCGCTGCCCTGCGGATTCCGTTCCTGGTCATCGTGTGTCTCGGGGTGCTCGCGTTCCAGGTCACCCTGGTCTGCGTCTGGCGCCTGCTCACCATGGTCCGCAGGGGGACGGTCTTTTCCGCCGCGGCGTTCCGCTGGGTGGACATCATCATCGGCGCCGTAGGATCCGCGGCCCTGCTGCTGGTTGCCCTGGGGTTCCTGCTCGCGCCCGGAGAAGCGGTTGCCCCGGGAATCGTGCTCCTGGTCGGAGGAGCGGCGGTGACCGCCGCGGGAGTGGCGCTCGTCGTCGTCGTGATGCGGGCCCTGCTCGCCCAGGCTGTCGTGAGGGAAGCGGAAGCGCTGGACCTCCGAACGCAGCTCAGCGAGGTGATCTGA
- a CDS encoding helix-turn-helix domain-containing protein, whose translation MPIVVDIDVMLARRKMPVGVLAERIGITPANLAVLKNGRAKAVRFTTLESLCEVLECQPGDLLRWVPESADSADRVHQAQA comes from the coding sequence ATGCCAATCGTCGTCGACATTGACGTGATGCTGGCCCGGCGCAAGATGCCCGTTGGTGTCCTGGCTGAGCGGATCGGCATTACTCCGGCGAACTTGGCGGTGCTGAAGAACGGGCGAGCCAAGGCGGTTCGGTTCACCACGCTCGAGTCGCTCTGCGAGGTCCTGGAGTGCCAGCCCGGAGACCTGCTGCGGTGGGTGCCGGAGAGTGCTGACAGCGCGGACCGCGTACACCAGGCCCAAGCCTGA
- a CDS encoding GntR family transcriptional regulator: MDHSPAASDPVEESPYARLRALIASGEVAPGAWLREAALAERLGVSRTPVREALNRLAAEGIVEISRNKGAQVVSFSPEDVAGLYDVRAGFEPHAALLAVPRLTDSDVERLAELNTAMEAAAADGDLRTLGALNNEFHGLFVDRCGNRHFAVALQTLMRPAVVAHTFGTYSPEALRRSMLHHAELVAAARARDGEWAEAVMRTHILAARNAAGARTAAV, from the coding sequence ATGGACCATTCCCCCGCCGCCTCGGATCCCGTCGAGGAGAGCCCTTACGCCCGCCTGCGTGCCCTCATAGCCTCCGGTGAGGTCGCTCCGGGCGCCTGGCTGCGGGAGGCCGCCCTTGCCGAACGGCTGGGCGTTTCACGGACCCCGGTCCGGGAGGCACTGAACCGGCTGGCCGCCGAAGGAATTGTGGAGATCAGCCGGAACAAGGGTGCCCAGGTGGTCTCCTTCTCGCCCGAGGACGTGGCAGGGCTGTACGACGTGCGGGCCGGCTTCGAGCCGCATGCGGCACTGCTGGCCGTTCCCCGGCTAACGGACAGCGACGTCGAGCGGCTGGCCGAACTGAACACCGCCATGGAAGCCGCGGCAGCGGACGGGGACCTGCGGACACTGGGAGCACTGAACAACGAGTTCCACGGGCTTTTCGTGGACCGCTGCGGCAACCGGCACTTTGCCGTGGCCCTGCAGACCCTGATGCGGCCGGCAGTAGTCGCCCACACCTTCGGGACCTACAGTCCCGAAGCCCTGCGCCGCAGCATGCTCCATCACGCGGAACTGGTGGCTGCGGCGCGGGCCCGCGACGGCGAGTGGGCAGAAGCTGTGATGCGCACCCACATCCTGGCCGCACGGAACGCCGCCGGGGCGCGGACTGCCGCCGTCTAG
- a CDS encoding hydroxymethylglutaryl-CoA lyase has product MSLPGLPSSVRLVEVGLRDGLQSVPEPLSTAHKVELVQLLIDAGVREIEAVSFAHPRVLPQLADAAEVMAAVPRVPGVRYRGLAPNYRGAERAADCGLDELVVVVSADQEVSRRNQRLSVDEALAGLERIGELARSAGLRLVTAVACSFFAPARGPVAREERLRVVDAAVAAGSAGVYLAGTSGQEEPGEIYDGIREVRELYPGLEVGVHLHNRNGFAPANALAALQAGTDWIEGSFAGLGGDLWFPGDPSVLGNAPFEDLVHLCDGLGIHTGVDLESYLLAANRIVELTGRASASFVARGGTRTQLAEARWPADEPASGKG; this is encoded by the coding sequence ATGAGCCTGCCGGGGCTTCCGTCCTCGGTCCGCCTGGTGGAGGTGGGCCTGCGGGACGGGCTGCAGTCTGTTCCGGAACCGCTGAGCACCGCCCACAAGGTGGAACTGGTCCAACTGCTGATCGATGCGGGAGTCCGCGAAATCGAGGCGGTGTCCTTCGCCCACCCCAGGGTCCTGCCGCAGCTGGCTGATGCCGCCGAGGTGATGGCCGCCGTTCCCCGGGTCCCCGGCGTGCGCTACCGCGGTCTGGCACCGAATTACCGGGGTGCCGAACGGGCCGCGGACTGCGGCCTGGATGAACTGGTGGTGGTGGTCTCCGCAGACCAAGAGGTCAGCCGGCGCAACCAGCGGCTCTCCGTCGATGAAGCACTGGCCGGACTGGAGCGGATCGGCGAGCTGGCCCGCTCCGCGGGCCTGCGGCTGGTCACCGCCGTCGCCTGCTCCTTCTTCGCCCCCGCCCGGGGCCCGGTAGCCCGCGAAGAGCGGCTGCGGGTGGTGGATGCAGCTGTGGCCGCAGGGTCGGCCGGTGTCTACCTTGCCGGGACCTCCGGGCAGGAAGAGCCCGGCGAAATCTATGACGGAATCCGTGAGGTCCGCGAGCTGTATCCCGGGCTGGAAGTTGGTGTCCACCTGCATAACCGCAACGGCTTCGCCCCGGCGAATGCCCTGGCTGCACTGCAGGCCGGCACGGACTGGATTGAGGGCTCCTTTGCCGGGCTGGGCGGAGACCTCTGGTTTCCCGGAGATCCCTCCGTGCTGGGCAATGCGCCGTTCGAGGATCTGGTGCACCTGTGTGACGGCCTCGGAATTCACACCGGAGTGGACCTGGAGAGTTACCTGCTGGCAGCCAACCGGATCGTGGAGCTGACCGGGCGGGCATCGGCGTCTTTCGTTGCCCGCGGCGGCACCCGCACCCAGCTTGCCGAAGCCCGCTGGCCGGCGGACGAACCCGCCTCCGGCAAGGGATAA
- a CDS encoding CaiB/BaiF CoA transferase family protein — MPPAQQGPLAGVRVVEMGQLLAGPFCGQLLGDLGADVVKIEDPARGDPLRQWGRQLPEGVSLWWSVVGRNKRSVTLNLRDPEGQELAKRLIAQADVVIENFRPGTMERWGLGFEELRRENPRLVMVRVSGFGQDGPYAQRAGYGAIGEAMGGLRYVVGDPSTPPSRVGISIGDTLAAMFAAIGALAALQERQSSGQGQVVDSAIYEAVLGVMESLVPEWQVTGYQRERTGAVLPNVAPSNVYPTQDGQWLLIAANQDTVFARLAKAMDSPGLADDPRYATHGARGERQQELDDLIAGFTSGLDADELEKLLQEHGVPSGKIFRPADMFTDPQFAARKSITEVDHPTLGPVSMQNVFPRLSRTGGSIRWPGPELGAHTAEVLAGIGVDEAALQELRARGVA, encoded by the coding sequence ATGCCACCTGCACAACAGGGCCCGCTGGCGGGCGTGCGGGTGGTGGAAATGGGCCAGCTGCTCGCAGGGCCGTTCTGCGGACAACTCCTCGGGGACCTGGGCGCCGACGTCGTCAAAATCGAAGACCCGGCACGCGGGGATCCGCTGCGCCAGTGGGGCCGGCAACTGCCCGAAGGCGTCTCCCTCTGGTGGTCGGTGGTCGGACGGAACAAGCGGTCCGTGACCCTGAATCTTCGGGACCCCGAAGGCCAGGAGCTGGCTAAACGCCTGATTGCACAGGCCGACGTCGTCATTGAGAACTTCCGCCCCGGGACCATGGAACGCTGGGGCCTGGGGTTCGAGGAGCTTCGCCGGGAGAATCCCCGGCTGGTGATGGTGCGGGTTTCCGGCTTTGGCCAGGACGGCCCGTATGCGCAGCGCGCCGGGTATGGAGCGATCGGCGAAGCGATGGGAGGCCTGCGCTACGTCGTCGGCGATCCGTCCACGCCGCCCTCCCGGGTGGGGATCTCCATAGGCGACACCCTCGCCGCAATGTTCGCGGCCATCGGGGCCCTCGCCGCCCTGCAGGAGCGGCAGTCCAGCGGGCAGGGGCAGGTTGTTGATTCCGCCATCTATGAGGCGGTCCTGGGAGTCATGGAATCCCTGGTGCCGGAATGGCAGGTCACCGGCTACCAGCGCGAGCGCACCGGAGCCGTGCTGCCCAACGTTGCACCCAGCAACGTCTACCCAACCCAGGACGGCCAGTGGCTGCTGATCGCCGCCAATCAGGACACTGTCTTCGCCCGCCTGGCCAAGGCCATGGACTCCCCTGGACTGGCGGACGACCCGCGCTACGCCACCCACGGCGCCCGCGGGGAGCGGCAGCAGGAGCTCGACGACCTGATTGCCGGCTTCACCTCCGGGCTGGACGCTGACGAACTCGAGAAACTCCTCCAGGAACACGGAGTCCCCTCAGGCAAGATTTTCCGTCCGGCGGATATGTTCACGGACCCGCAGTTTGCCGCACGGAAATCCATCACCGAAGTGGACCACCCCACCCTGGGTCCGGTGTCCATGCAGAACGTGTTCCCCCGCCTCAGCCGGACGGGCGGCAGCATCCGCTGGCCCGGCCCGGAGCTCGGAGCCCATACCGCGGAAGTCCTTGCCGGGATCGGTGTCGACGAGGCAGCGCTCCAGGAGCTGCGCGCCCGGGGCGTGGCATGA
- a CDS encoding hydantoinase/oxoprolinase family protein, with translation MAFRLGVDVGGTFTDILLVNEDTGETHRYKTSSTPEDQSVGVLHGISQVCAAAGIDTSAVKDVLHGTTVATNAILEQKGSRVGLVTTRGFRQVLQIARSFVPGGLAGWIIWPKPEPLADLEDTVEVTERVSTAGAVLTPLDEDDVRRQLAKLGRNGVEALSICLINAYANGSHEARIAEIAGEVLPGVPVSRSSVVLPELREYERAITTVANAYVQGQVSGYVRNLDAQLANAGMDTQLSILRSDGGLVSGTVAADNPVSLLLSGPAGGVTGAAWAAEQAGYTDFLTFDMGGTSTDVALVQNLQPRIGRETTVGDLTVRATSVDVRTVGAGGGSIAHVPPLTQALRVGPQSAGAAPGPASYGRGGADPTVTDANVVLGYLPAELAGGEIGLDAEAAAAAVKTIADATGLNDVERAAEGIVNIVNENMFGALKLVSTQQGFDPRDFALVAFGGAGPLHANALGKLTGAWPVIIPPSPGVLSAYGDATTSLRNEAARTLVRPFGDFTDAELSGLLDELSATARETMLAAGLGDSDLTVSYSADVRYHGQGFEIPVPLDYAAFAAGDGGGFAGLRQAFDKEHERLFSFLLDNEHELVTVRSTVNGPRPEVASISLDTGGTDPSAAERTSTTIFVEGSSVEAMVYDRDRLLAGNVVPGPAVIAEMDSTTLVLPGHTAAVHPHGSLLIRPVQDPKE, from the coding sequence ATGGCGTTTCGGTTAGGCGTGGATGTCGGCGGCACATTCACGGACATTCTGCTTGTTAATGAGGACACCGGCGAAACGCACCGGTACAAGACATCCTCCACTCCCGAGGACCAGTCAGTCGGCGTGCTGCACGGCATCAGCCAGGTATGCGCCGCCGCGGGGATCGACACCTCCGCGGTGAAGGACGTGCTGCACGGCACTACCGTTGCGACCAACGCCATCCTGGAACAGAAGGGCTCCCGCGTTGGGCTGGTAACCACCCGGGGCTTCCGCCAGGTGCTGCAGATTGCGCGCTCCTTCGTTCCCGGAGGGCTCGCCGGCTGGATCATCTGGCCCAAGCCGGAGCCGCTTGCGGATCTCGAGGACACCGTCGAAGTAACAGAGCGCGTCTCCACGGCCGGCGCCGTACTGACGCCCCTGGACGAAGACGACGTCCGCCGGCAGCTGGCCAAACTGGGGCGCAACGGCGTCGAGGCGCTGAGTATCTGCCTGATCAACGCGTACGCGAACGGCAGCCACGAGGCGCGGATCGCCGAGATCGCCGGCGAAGTGCTCCCCGGCGTTCCGGTGTCCCGCTCCTCCGTTGTCCTTCCCGAGCTGCGTGAATACGAACGCGCCATCACCACCGTTGCCAATGCCTACGTCCAGGGCCAGGTCTCCGGCTACGTGCGGAACCTTGACGCGCAGCTTGCCAACGCAGGGATGGATACCCAGCTCTCGATCCTGCGCAGTGACGGAGGACTTGTCTCCGGAACCGTCGCTGCCGACAACCCCGTCTCGCTCCTGCTTTCGGGCCCGGCCGGAGGCGTAACCGGCGCGGCTTGGGCGGCTGAGCAGGCCGGCTACACCGACTTCCTGACCTTCGACATGGGCGGCACGTCCACCGACGTCGCCCTGGTCCAGAACCTGCAACCGCGCATCGGCCGCGAGACCACGGTGGGGGACCTCACCGTCCGGGCCACCTCGGTGGATGTGCGGACCGTTGGTGCCGGCGGCGGATCGATCGCCCACGTTCCGCCGCTGACCCAGGCGCTGCGCGTCGGGCCGCAGTCCGCAGGGGCGGCGCCGGGGCCGGCGTCGTACGGACGCGGCGGCGCCGATCCGACGGTCACGGACGCAAACGTTGTGCTCGGCTATCTTCCGGCCGAACTGGCAGGCGGGGAAATCGGCCTCGACGCGGAAGCAGCAGCGGCAGCCGTGAAGACCATTGCCGATGCGACCGGGCTGAACGATGTTGAACGGGCCGCTGAGGGGATCGTCAACATCGTCAACGAGAACATGTTCGGCGCGCTGAAACTGGTGTCCACCCAGCAGGGATTCGACCCGCGGGACTTCGCCCTCGTGGCATTCGGGGGAGCAGGGCCGCTGCACGCCAACGCGCTGGGCAAGCTCACCGGAGCGTGGCCGGTGATCATCCCGCCGTCGCCCGGCGTGCTGTCGGCCTACGGCGATGCCACCACGAGCCTGCGGAATGAAGCAGCCCGGACGCTGGTCCGTCCCTTCGGCGATTTCACCGACGCGGAACTGTCCGGCCTGCTGGACGAGCTCAGCGCCACCGCCCGGGAAACCATGCTCGCGGCGGGGCTGGGGGACTCCGACCTCACCGTCAGCTACTCCGCCGACGTCCGCTACCACGGGCAGGGTTTCGAGATCCCGGTTCCGCTGGATTACGCGGCGTTTGCAGCCGGCGACGGCGGCGGGTTCGCGGGGCTGAGACAGGCATTCGACAAAGAGCACGAGCGGCTCTTTTCCTTCCTGCTGGACAACGAGCACGAACTCGTGACCGTCCGGTCCACCGTGAACGGTCCGCGTCCGGAGGTCGCCTCCATCAGCCTGGACACCGGCGGCACGGATCCGTCGGCAGCGGAACGGACCTCCACCACCATCTTCGTGGAAGGCAGCTCGGTCGAGGCCATGGTGTACGACCGGGACCGCCTCCTGGCGGGAAATGTGGTTCCCGGCCCCGCGGTCATCGCGGAGATGGATTCCACCACCCTGGTCCTCCCCGGACACACCGCTGCCGTGCACCCGCACGGCAGCCTGCTCATCCGCCCCGTCCAAGACCCGAAGGAGTAG